The nucleotide window TTTTCAAAGTCTCCCTGAAATATCTGCTGACCTCCAGACCGGTACTTCCTTCTCTCCAGAGTCTGATTAACTGTCAGTCAACTCAGAGCTACACCAAGCCTTTGCTTATGTATCACCTCTGACTGCCCAGCTTGCTTTCTGCCCTCTCCCAGATTCTCCTTCTATCCCTTCCTCAGACCTCTTGGCTACAGCCCTGAACCAAGGTTTCGCTGAGAAGTCTAAAGCCAGTTCTGTTGTGAAAGATAttcttcagtagaggcactggTGTCAGGCAAAGTGCCAATATATCTTCCTCTTCCAAGTGACTTTTTTTGTGGCATTTGTGTACAGAGGGCAAAAGCAAGGGTTAATGCTCTGTCAGGCTGAGAGCAGTGGATTAAGAGTATATTGTATCTGCAGTTAAACAgatctttctgttcttcctttattattattattattatggttgTTATTACAGTCATTTTTAGGGCATCTAAGTGAAGTTCATCCAGAATATAAATGCCTGAAAttgaggaggaaggcagaagaaaacattaagatTTCCAAGTGGAGATGACCTCTGTTGCTATTTGAGCTCAGGCTATTTTTGGCAGGAGCAAAATGAGGAGAAGGCTTGCCTTGGAAAGAAGGCAGCGCAACTGCCAGCCCCTGTAATTAGCCAAAAGGCCCACAGAGTCTGGGGAGGAGGTCACAGAGCACATGGCTCCTGCCGTGGCACTGCTCAATCCAGCATAGCGCCTGCAGGAATGTGAAGCCTAGCTAAAGCCCAGATATTGCAGCTGATCCCATGCAAAGGCCAGAACCCTTCTTCTGGGGCTAATGAGCCTGCGAATGTATAGCATGCACCATACAGCGTGCACAATGCTGCAAAGTCTTTGGAGCAGGAAATGCATAATCCGCTGTGTGTGCACAGAGGACTGATTCAGTCCTTGCCAAGTGCCTCCAAGCATGCTTGGAGGTAATAATTATTCAGAGTAAGCTAGAACCTTGAAGACCCTGAATTGCAAGAAAACTTCTGAAATATACAATAATGGAATTAATAGTTTGTATCTTTGCTTAGTGTAATTGTAGCGGAAAAAGAATTGCAGCAGGCAAGACTTCTCTGGCAACCTCTGGGTCAGTGAATCTATCGTATCTCTTTATATGTAAATTCCAGACCTGCCAAGAGCctatatacaaaatattttctgaagataaTTGAAATTGAGAGTAAGGGTTTCTTACAAAgacttctaatttaaaaaaaaaaaaaaaattttttattgtCTCTTGTCATCTAAGGAAGGTAATCAAggaaacaagacaacaaaaaaaagtgtttgacaGGATTTttactacaaatattttttctccatgaTACTTAATAGGAAAACTACAATTAATTTTTCCTAAAGCAATGCATTCATTGATATAGGCTGGGTTAAAGATGTAAAGAGTGAGTATATTACACTCAGGAGTCACATGGTGATAGATATGGGCTTGATATTGGAGACTATAGATAAAAACCTCCTTTCCATGGCAAGATTCCTTACTTGCTGCTTTTCTCAATggacagcagcacagcagtgtaTTTGTGCACTCCCCAGAAAAGCTGGATCCAGAGCCAGTTCCTGGCCTGAATTCTGTTTCTAACCAAGCACAGGTTCTTTACAGAAATGAACGCCAAGCAAATATGCAGGTAATAGGGGAAGATATATTTCAGCCTGCTTTACTCAAGGTGTGGAGCTTTACAccagttctgctgcttttttcaatttctttttgtcCCCATCCCTGTTTAAGCAGCGGGGAAGTTCAGTTACTCAAGAGCAGCTTGACTTGTGGGGTCTCCCAGTTCTTTGTTACCTGATGGAGTTACACAAAGTGGAAAACTCTCTGGGACTTTAAAATAATGGTGTGTGCTTCTTGAGAGGCATTTCCCATCACTTCTGTATTGgatttcagaagcattttaggTAACCAATCTATTTCTCATGGGTGCCATTGTGGGTATTTTATTTCCATGTGCATGGATTTGTTTCACAGGTCTGTTTTTGATGTTTGAATAAGACAGCTGGGGGGGACACGACCCAACCCTTTTACAGGAGAGAAGATGCAAAAGTAAGCGTAACAATCTAGGCAACTAAGATGTTTCCTCTGTAGAATCTCACGGCTTAAAATTTTCTGTGTgtcagtattttttaaactgcACAGGCTATGGCATGGATTGGCATAGATTTTGATAATAGTCTTCATTCACTCACTTCAAAACATGTCTTTAAAAaccttcaacatttttttctggtcTTCACAACTTTGCTGTGATATCTGACGGGGATGCCAGATGGCCCAAAAAGATAAACATCAAACAAGTAAAGCGTCCCTGCATCCAGCCCTTTGATGGTCTCTGTGGTGACGGCTCGCTGGAGATTTATATCATAGAAATACTTGCACAGCACTTTCTCTGACTTGTGCCGAGATTCAGGTCCAGAGCACCTGTCTGCACTCTGCAGTTCCACCCAGACCTGATCATCTTCAATCCTTTTCTTGTACACACAGTACTTGCTCTCCTCTTGTGTTCCAAGCCAGGCAATGGTGACAGAGTTGCAGGTCCTCAGTTTACTGAAGGACTTGATTTTTAAGCTCTCTGGAAGAAGTGGGAATAAGGGCTTGTGGAAATAGGAGGACACCTGTACTTTCACAGAAGAGTTAGATTCCTCTGTGGATCTTAGCTGCACCAAATATGTGTCCAGCAGCTTTCCCTTCAGTGAGAAATACCTCAGCCCTGAGATGTTTTCCGATGCCACTGTTTTACCGTTCTTTATTATGTGAACCCGTACTTGGCCATGACACAACTGAAAGGTGAATTGTATTTTCTTGTGCCTTGCCTGGTACTGCAGACTGTAGAATTTCTGGTTTTTCCCATCCAGGACAACCTGAATCACTTTCCCGTCTTTCAGCTCCATCACCTTAGGCTCAGGTTCTTCCAAGGTTCTTGCAAATGTTCCGGTGTAAGCAGCGCTGGCATTTGTGAGGAGATTGACAACAAAAACGTCAAAGTAATACTGAGTGCTGGGACTGAGATTGGGCACTGTGTAAGTGTTCTTAGTACCCATGCATATCTGCCTGACTTCCCCACTACTCACTTTGTTGATGATGCTCAATTCACTGTTGGACAATATCATCACCTGCTGCGGTTCAAGAAGGTACGGAGAGAGAGACAAAGCTAATGTAGGCGGCAGTTTCATTCCAGAGGATCTGATTGCTGTCTCAGCAGCACATAAGCTCTTATAGTTGTGCTTTTCATTAACTAGAAGACAGTACTGGATGTTTTCTCTATGTTGCAAGACAGAGGGACTGTGTTTCCAGGTCAGAGTCACTGTTGTATGCCCAATGCCAATAACATCTATGCGTGGATCCATTGGAAGTTCTGGATAGAGGTGCCCAGACGTTGTGTCAGTTGTTAAGTATACAGTAATGTGCGTGTCTCGCTCAGTGGATAAGAACTCCAGCATGTAAAGAGCAGAATGAGAAGACATGCCCATGTAAGTCTCCACAGAATTTCCCTTATAGTTAAAAATGGTGGACACCATGCTTGGAGACTTCTGAGATTTTGAGACCTCTTGTGTATCGTGATCACCTGCAGGCAAAAAGCAGACTTGTAGCTTTTGTTTTAACAGATGTGAAGTAAAGCACATCACATAGGTTTTATTCGTATGTCAGGGAACATCGTATTTTCCTCCTGAAAACAATAATTATAACTAAATACTTTTTGCTACTggtaatttattaaaataaaatttgagtaGCTTTTATTTTAGCAGTGCAGTTGTAGAACTGTGTTTTCAAAAAGGCTATAATTATAAAACCACAACTTGCAAAAGCTTGACTTGTATTGTGCCTGATGTCCCTACAATTTTGTCCTCCCAATGGCTGTCTCTTTGGGTACTTTACTTCAAGGAGACTCATACTTTCTATGAAAGGAGTTTTCTTTGGTTTAGTTTTGTGTCATTGTTTTCTATGAAGAGGGAAAATTTATCACTTCAAAGGAACATTATTTGAACTCCTCAGTCCGGTGTACCTGCCTAACAGGTAAGAACTTAATGGCAGCTTTCAGATTTTagtttgaaaaattaattcaaaaaattatgaaaaagaatGGAATTTCCTTTTAGGCTAAAGGCAGCATAATACCCACTGCCATGGTAGATGGTATTCCTAGAAAAATAAACAGCTAAATCTTTTCCACATCACTGTGGGGAGCAAAATGACCGGTTCAAGTGGCCTAAGCCACAGAAAAAGAGCTGAGGCAGCAAAGGGAAGTTTGGGCCAGTACAAACAGCTTATGAAGCTGATCTGTGTTTGTGGAGCCCTGAAGACCTAGGGTTGTTCCCAAATATTAACCTTAGGTTTAGACTTTTTTTGCATGTAATCCTTAATTTACTTGAGTTGATGGCAAAAATCCCATGGGCTCCCATGTTTCACCCATGGAGACAGGGACGTCCTCTTTGGCCCATGGCAGTTTACAAGAGAGGGAACCATGTGATGTTTAAGCTTGTGAGGAATTTCCTGTAACACAACTCCTTATAAGTAACTTATGCTTTCTTTGTCTCTGCTTAGGCAGACAGAAGGTCTTACCTCGTGCTGCTTTTCCAAGGAAACTTGCTGAAGCTTTGTGCACAAGTATGCTCCATTCAATGGGAACATCACAGGGGGTCACTGTTATGGTGAAAGGTGCAAGGGCTCTGCCTTCCTCCATAACAAAGTAGTACCTGTAAATGCGGattaaaaacagagaggaaagtgTCAGGAAATTCAAGTCTGCCTGATCCCCCTTGTAATCAGCCATTCTGATGTGGGTCACTCCACTGTAGGTAGAAATGACTGTTGCCCTTTGAGGCGCATCAACACAAGGGGATGGTGAATGTCTGAAATCTTCAGCTGTGGGAAGAATAcgtgctgtgttttgttttttttctttttttaaatctacagaTATTTGCTGGAAGTTTTATCTGCTTACCATAGGCACTATCTCTCCCACTGAATTTTAACACACTTCAGGTGAATATCATATCTTGGCACTTACCTAGTTATTTTGGATGATGGATGTGATTAAACTGACTGCCTTCTAGATACCCACCCATTGGCTAACTCTGGAGAATTTGGTGTGCCTTTTCCCAGGATTTCCTGACAGGAGTTCAGTGAAAGTTCTTGGAGCCTATCTTCCCTCGTATGTGCTTGCGTATCTAGGTCTTCCTGGGCGTCAGATGAAGTGGATGTAATGGAATGGTTTTAGCCAGTCAAGAACATTATCAGATGTCAATGGCAGTTTCATCCAGGCCAGTTCTAGCTTACTTGCCTTCATGACAGACACTGCAGTGTGTGAGCAGTACAAAGTGCCATCAGTCTACTTGGTCAGGTTTTGATTCCTGCTTAAAAAAAGCCCAGCCTCCTGTATCGCTCCTTTGgacttctgtttatttctgttgttttggtgTATACAGACTGTATACAGCCACAGAAATGTGTGGACTTGGGTCACTCACTCTGCAGTTAAATGAAGAcaattcaaggattttttttgttcattagTGAGACAAGCCTAGTCATTATGGATAGATCACGTCAGCCTAGAGGTCTGGCTTACTTTCAGGATATGGCTACTGGGCCGGAGTCAAGCTTCACTGGAAACAGTTCCACATTCTTGAGTCTTTCATTTTAAGCCAAAACTTGTCATCTCTTGATTTCCTATTTGGATGACTCTGGAGTTCATAAGGTCTGTACCTGATCATGCTAAACTGAAGGGTATTTTGCTTCCTAATTGCAATCTTAATGTTATGTCACAAGAGTATAGCAAAACTCACTTCTCTCTTGAGATTTCAATACCCATTTGCCTTTAACAAGGAGAGCTCCTAGTTTTGCTCTTGTGAGCGTCATCACGTTATACAACATGTGCTGTGTTCCAGTTTCTGTACAATGCATATCAAGACTGAACCATCTGGCTCATTCTCTGCTCCATGACCACTCTGCTTGGGTGTATGTCAAAATCGGTATGTGTTGGTCACTGTCCAAAGTGGAGTCTGATAAAACCACTTGAAGTGTGTCTCTTCCCAAACAAGCAGATCAATCTTTGCTACCCAAGATGCAGTGCCAGCTGTAATATCTAGATCACATACGTATCTAGATACGGCAGAAAACTTTGCAGATATTTTGGGCAAATGAAGAATCTGTGGAATTTCCACATGCAAAGCACTTTTGATCTTAGCAAGCTTTAGTGCCATTCAACAAAAACACTTCCAGCATGCAGAACACTGGCAGAAGTTTTTGTGATAAGAAGTCTGTGCAGATATTCTATTGATTTTGGGGATAGTTAATTTGCTAGGTAAAATTCTTGTATCTTACAGTGAATGTGGGACAGCTGATGTGTCTCTGAAGCCAGGCTGTTTGTGACATAACTGTTTGCTGTTGGAGCCCACCTGTTCTGTATGGGCTTTGCTGCTCCTTTGAACACCCCAGAAAGCTGTCTGAAATGTGTGCATGAATCTAAACTTCATCTCAGAGGGTCATTCCAGACTCTGGGCAGTGTAATGACACTTGAGTTTGACAGCAATGGGGTATTTCTTTGGAAATTCAGTGGACCCTGATAGAGCTCTGCAGGTGCATAGCAATTCTTGGCTTGTACTGGTAGCATGCAGCTACCAGTGTCATAGGGGAAGTGTCTGAGAACAGGAGTGACTGATTTGCTCTTACCTTTTAGGTATATCCTTCAGCAGGTGAACTGTAGTTTCCTTACCATCAGCAAGTATCAGGGAGTGGTAGAAATTGAAGAGATCGGTCTTGAAGCTCTGTTGGGAACTGGTGGTGGGTGCTTTTATGGAATGACACAAGCAAGCTGCCATGAGAAGATGAAGAGGCAGGTAAAACCAGAACCAGGACATCTTCAGTACTGCAAAATGAGATGACAGAAGTAGGGGAGAAAATAGTCAGTGACCTTCTCTGTGCCTTTCCTGGTATTTATCATAATCATGGCAAGCCAGGCTCAAACAGTGCCAGTCTTCACTTTGCTAAATTGCTTGatgttcacagaaaaatatttctcaaaagaTCTCTCTGCAAGATTTAATGGCAGAAGCTGCCATGATGTCTATTATAGAAAAATACAGTCAATGTAGCCCAGGTGCAGAATCACAAGACAGTTAtaagaaaaaccccaactttcaCTGCTGACAAAATGAGTggagaattaaatttaaaatatttttcctagttTATAGGGTTCATTTGCTAATGGAATGTCACTTTCAAACTCACAGGAGGTCACTATATCCCAAACACTGCTTTTGCCATTCTGCCAGAgatcatttaatttttatttcacccaTTGTGACTTTAGGTATGTGTAAAGAAGAGGATCAGAGTAAGTTATTCAGACTAGTGTAAGATACTCTTTGATGAGAAGTGGAGGATCCTGGATAAAAATCCCTGAATTGCTACTTAGAAGACTTTTAGCTCTTTGTGTATCTTATTTGGAGGAAAGCTTTATTACTGTAGGGCAGCTAGATAAATAATTCTGAGGTTTTTGTGTTGCCCGTCCCTTTTACGCCTGCATCGCTTCCAGCCCATCTCTGCATTTGCTGATCGCTGGAACTTGTAACGGCTCTATTGTATTCACTTTGATAAGAGATTTCAAAAATCATGCATGCCCCCCTCCTTTTGCTAGGAGACTTTATTATCAGCTTTGAATCTATGAAACAAATGTACACAAACAGTCCCAAAAATCATCTCTGAAAATGCTGACTTTATTTAGACTGTGCTGTGTACATTGCACAGAGCTGTGCAGATAGGAGGCTCCAGTTAGGACAAGAAATTTTGACAGTACACTACTATGTGAAGTTGTAGATTATCCTTACAACTTTTGTCTGCTACATCCAGTTTCAGAAAGAGGAAAGTGCAAAAGTGGAAAGGGCataaaagggagaagaaataagGGCACAGACCTTTAATACAGGTGCCAGCTGTAGCTAAGGGATTTGGAAAGCAGAGGGAGCTCTGTGAGCAAGATccctttttttgaggaaaaagtaGCTTATTGCATCTTACAAGCAGCAAGGAATAAAGATCCTGCTTAAATCTGATTATTCGCTAATGATAGAAGAGAACATAAAAGACAAAGGCTCCATCCTTTAACTTTTACTCATTTTTGAGATCAACCCTTTCCTCATGGTGCCTGCAAATGTGCAGAAGATCTTAGGCAGTCAAAATATCTACAGTTCAGTGGACCTGCTGTCCATTACAATTACAATAACTTTATAAAAGGACCAGTTCCTTTATAAATCCATTTCAAACATGCACATTTAAACATAGTATTGAATACATCTGTAGATTTTTatgtacaaaattttttttcacctgtgatTCCCAAAATAACACACATCTTTACTATCGGTGAGATTATTATTGAAATTATCACTGAATGTCATATGAATGTCCTACTTAGCATCCTAATAAAGTTAGGATGTTCTCTTCctctttgtaatatttttaacacCTAGCTGAATGCAAGATTAAACAACCGTCTGAACAAGTTGAAAGAATAGTGAAGATTATTAGATCAATTCCACTTTTAATGTTCTTATAACAGAGCTTTCCTTATGACTCTGAGTCACTTCTTTACCGCTTTGTTATTCTTGTAGTCTAACTATAGCTTACAGATTCAACACATAaccccaaatattttgttttacctttGACAGTGGAATCTGAGTTGCTCTGTACTTCagagtggattaaaaaaaaaaaaaattctttctgctgCTTACATGACAGGATCTTGCAAACCACACTGATACCACGGCAGCTCAGCTTTTCTTgtccagga belongs to Harpia harpyja isolate bHarHar1 chromosome 10, bHarHar1 primary haplotype, whole genome shotgun sequence and includes:
- the LOC128147476 gene encoding protein NDNF-like; amino-acid sequence: MSWFWFYLPLHLLMAACLCHSIKAPTTSSQQSFKTDLFNFYHSLILADGKETTVHLLKDIPKRYYFVMEEGRALAPFTITVTPCDVPIEWSILVHKASASFLGKAARGDHDTQEVSKSQKSPSMVSTIFNYKGNSVETYMGMSSHSALYMLEFLSTERDTHITVYLTTDTTSGHLYPELPMDPRIDVIGIGHTTVTLTWKHSPSVLQHRENIQYCLLVNEKHNYKSLCAAETAIRSSGMKLPPTLALSLSPYLLEPQQVMILSNSELSIINKVSSGEVRQICMGTKNTYTVPNLSPSTQYYFDVFVVNLLTNASAAYTGTFARTLEEPEPKVMELKDGKVIQVVLDGKNQKFYSLQYQARHKKIQFTFQLCHGQVRVHIIKNGKTVASENISGLRYFSLKGKLLDTYLVQLRSTEESNSSVKVQVSSYFHKPLFPLLPESLKIKSFSKLRTCNSVTIAWLGTQEESKYCVYKKRIEDDQVWVELQSADRCSGPESRHKSEKVLCKYFYDINLQRAVTTETIKGLDAGTLYLFDVYLFGPSGIPVRYHSKVVKTRKKC